The DNA sequence AGTCGAATTGAAGATGTTTACCATCTTTCTCGATATGGATTGACGAGCGGGTCCGATAGTTTTTTGAGTTAACGTCCCGTGCATCTTCGCAAGTTTCACAGTCACACTTATACTCAGGAACGCCTGTTGAGGTGCCTGAACCTAAAATCGTAATCTTCATATTTTTAACTATTAAATCTGGTCACCGTTCCACTTCGTTTCACGGTGGTTTCCGGTTAAGTCAAATCTATTTTGGGTTATGAAGGTTTCTTAATGGCTATTAACTATCAGTAGGACCTGTGGCAGTTGAGAACGATTGCAATACCTAAAACGAGTTACTGACAACCGACAACTAATAACCAACAACTATTACAATGACTAAACTTACGTCCCAAGAATGTCTTACACTGGCTGAGGTCATTGGTGATACACCGATGACGGTTATCTCCGCGTCTCGCTTACAGCAGGGAATGTGCGATGCCTACATCGCTGGCACATTATCAAACGTCACAGCAGCACTCGTTTTCGATGCGTATTGTCCGGATGAGCCGTGTGGTTTTGGGAGCGATGCTGACACATTGTGGCAACTGCTAAAAGCCACTGACGGTTGGGGTTGTGTCAACGTAGAGTCGGCGTGCGCTGAACCCCTCGGTGCACTTATTGAAGCCGACCTGGGCACACCCGTCCGTTATTACGGCGATGTCTGCCACGCACTCTTAGCACCTGTCCATTGCCTTGGGGTTCCAAACCCCTCCCACGAGGTACGCCTTTTGACATTAGAAGATGTCGAGCGTCTGTCGAAAGCACCTGCGGAAATCCAAGGCAACGGCTACAAAACACACGCAGCGATGATAACATATGGCATCGCTGCTGGAGCCGTTGTAGACGGCAACATCGTCGCTATCGCGCATACTTACGCCGAGACCGACCTACATGCCGACATTGGGGTCTCTACACTGGAGGCGTGGCGGAAAAAAGGATTTTCCACGGCTGCTGCCTCCCTCGTTGCACAAGAAATTCAAGCGAAAGGCAAAGTACCGGCTTGGAGTTGCGGTGAAGACAACCACGCTTCGCTCCGTGTCGCGCAAAAACTCGGTTTCACTGAAATCGGTCGGCGCACCTATGTCATCCCAAACTCACCAAAATAGACTCTCTACTATCCGAGCGCGTCATCGACCTTATTGATAGCAGCTGCCATCAGTCGAGCGTGCTCTTCCTGCATGTTGACGTTGAATCCGAACCGTAGCGCGCGACCGAGGATGGATAGTGTCTGCGGACACATATCCCGCGAGTACTCGACATCGCCTTTGTAGCGCGGATCTTTCCACGGATACCCTGATGCATCCGGTGAATGTTTGAACAGAATTGAATCCCAATACGTATAAATATGGCGATCCGGGAAGCCTTCATTGTAAGCCGTGCCAGCGTTGAGTCCCTCCGCCTTGAGCGCATCGGCGTACTTTTTGGCAAGTTCCACATCTTTCACAATAATCGCGGCACTGATACCACACTCCCCACTCGGATCATCGACATGTTGTCGGATGTAGCCCTTCGGCGTCTCGGCGAGTTCGGCGATGAACGCCTTTTTGAGTCGGCGTGTATGTGCCAAGATGCCTTCCAACTTTGAGAGTTGTACACGTGCAATCGCACCTAATATTTCGCTGGTTCGGTAGCACTGTCGCGAAAACGGTTTATTCTGCCACTCAGAATCGCTCATCCACATCGGCAGACCGGGTTCCGCCGCGAACGCCGCGCGCTCATAGACATCGTAGTCATCAGTAAAGACAAGACCGCCCTCCCCACAAGAGATTACCTTGTAGTAGTTGAGGCTCCATGCCCCTGCGTCGCTCCACGTGCCTGCGTATTTCCCTTTATACTGTCCGCCAACGCATTGACAGCAATCTTCAACGACCAAGAGATTATGCTTCTTGGCGAGTTCGACAATCGCTTCAAGCCGACACGGTACACCTTGCATGTGCACCGGTAAAATGGCTTTGGTATGCGGCGTGATTTTCCGTTCCACATCAGCGACATCTAAGCCAAGTGAATCGTCAATCTCCGCTATCACCGGAATCGCACCCACGCCAACAATGGCAGCAGCAGTTGCGATAAAAGTATAGCCGGGCAGAATCACCTCATCCCCGGGGCCGATACCAACACCGGTGAGTGCACAGACGATCGCCGAGGTCCCTGAGTTCACCATCAAGGCGTGTTTGGCACCGAGGTGCGCCGCTGCTTCTTTTTCAAAATTCGCTACATTTGAATCCTCAACGAACCGAAAAAGCTTCCCACTTTGTAAGACCTCGGTCACAGCATCAATCTCACGTTGATCTATGACACTCGGACCGTGCATCCCGCCGGGTATCGGTTCTGCGATAACGGGGGTTCCACCATCTATTGCTAAACGTTCTGCCATCTCTCGCCCTCCAGAAAGCTTCAGACATCACTAAGAAAAAACCTAAAACATGGTAATACCTTACCAGACGCTTTCGTTTTTGTCAACGGATAAGTGTCTTGTTGTTTTGTCCGTTTTCACGCTGTTTTCTCGTATTTCGCGCAATTCAAGGCGCGTCTTGATTTTTTAGGTAAGATGTCAAGTCCTCTTGGAGTTGGAGGCGTGCGTTTCACAGATGTGTTTTGATTGTCCCTTCCGAACGATTCAAGCCGCAGACGATCGCTTTGACCGGCAACTCGTGATGGTACAAGCAGATCAAAGGAAACCTCGGTTTCTCCGTGTTGTGTACGTAGGGCGAGAGGTAAATCGTTGGTTTAGGGGTGTTTGCTCAATATGGGCGAAAGGACGCAACGCACCGTCACGTCCTTTCTCTGGGATGTCTCTGCTAATGATTCAGATGTGCGGCGACGGCTTCGGTTTTACACGACCAATAGGAATGTCCGCGTCCGCAGGTGCTTTTATGCGCGCTCGCCGATGAGACCATCGAGCCACACTTGGGACGACCACACTTGACGAGGTTTTCGTCGGCATCATCCGAGTCGTCATCCGAAGCGTCGTCCGAGTCATCATCATTATTGTTGTTGGCACTCGACGAAGCACTTGATGACGAACTTGACGAGGAGGAACTCGATTCCGGAAACAAGTGCGTATGTTGCCCCTTACACGGCCAATATCCCGAGGTCCGCTGACACGTATCCCCATTGGCATTCGTCGCCGGACACGACGCGATAAACGAATGATCGCCAGACGCAGACTTCAAATGCCCACACTTCCGCCGTGCTTCAGGTTCCGGGAACTTGTGCGTATGTTGACCCCTACACGGCCAATACCCTGAGGTCCGCTGACACGTATCCCCATTGGCATTCGTCTCGGTACACGACGCGACAAACGAATGATCCCCACCCATCGACTTCGGATGCCCACACTTGCGAACACCTTCCGAGGAATCTCCACCTTTGTTGTTAGAATTTCCGTTATTGTTGTTCGGATTTGAACCCGAGTGCCCATCATTGTTAGGGGTGTTCTTCGACGGAGACTTCGGACTGGCATCCGAGGCGGTATGTGCTTCATGCGCCGCTGTCGCTGCCTTATTACACGTATAATACGAATGTCCCGCAGGACACGTCTCGGCATGCGACTTCGTCCCTTTGCAACCCGTCCACGCATGGGCAGGACAGACAATCACCTTACGGAAACCTTTCGGCGTGTTCGGATACTGGTGACGATGCTCATCTTCCTGACAGACGTAGTAAGACCCCGGATCACACGCATTGCCATAGCCATCGAGCCGACACGACACCTCGCGATGAGAGTGTGCCGAGGACGACCCCTTCTCTATCGTGTGAACACCACACGCCGCTAACACCATCTCCTTAGAAGCACCCGTCTGCTTCGGCGTCTTCCCATCATTCTTGTCAGTATTGCTCTCGGATGTCGGAGCCGCGTCGGCTTGCGTCTGCTTCGGAGCGCTCGGGTATTGATGAACATGCGGGGGATCGGCACACAGGATCATCCGCCCCCCACTGACCGTGCACGTCTCCCCGCTCTCATTGCGAGGACACCGCGCCATACCATGCCCTAAACCCTCAGCGCAAAAATAAAACTGTTCGCTACAAAACTCACAAGACACCCGCAGATGAATCCCCGCTGAACCCACAGTATGACCACACGCCAACGGCGTGGCGGGATTCGGCACCTCGTTGCCATTTGAATCAATATACTTCTCCGTCACCGTCTCATCAGAACCGACATGATTCGCGGCATTCGGACACGGCAGCCCGATGTTGCAATGGTAATACACGCCCTGCGGACACCGCGCATCACTTCCCGATGGCACATACTTGCGGATGTAGGTCTCATCATTGATGCGAACTGTCTCAGAACGCCACGCAGTCTCGGTACATATCGTTTGGTGATCCCCATCGAACGGAACGCCCGCCACCTCGAGAACAGGCTTACCACACGGACCGCGACACACCACGTCTGACACATGATCCGAACTTCGCGGACAGATGTACGTCGGATCGCAACTCCACAACTTTTCTGGACAATTCACTTTGATGCCCAATAACCCTTTGATCTTATCGGGACAGTTCAGGGTTTGATGCGCCTTCGGATTGGTATTGCTTGATCCCCTCTGTGCCATTTGGCAGTCCGCACCGCGCTCACACCAGATCGTCACTATCGACTGACCTTGGCAATTGGAAAGGGCTTTTTCGGCTTCCTGTTGTGCAGTGAAGGCATTGTTGGCGGCTTCAAGTGCTGCAGCCTCCACTTGCATGAGTTGATACTGTTGGCTTGCCTGCGACAAGCCGGTAAGAATTCCTAACGTATTCGATGGAACTTTCGGATGCGTAGACATACCATCCTTCAATTTGTTAAAGAAATCATTGGTATTTGAATCGTATTCGTCCTCATATTCCTTATATTCAGGAGGTACATTCCCACTTGGAGAAGCTTTTGCGGTTGCTACCTTGGCACGAACGAGTGTATCCCTTGCATCCTCATAAACCTTTGTTTTCTCAAGATAGTCTGTCAGATAGGAATCACAAGGATTGGAATTCTGATTAGCTGCACGCACAGACACAATCAAGCACGCCAATATCACCCCGACAAGACCGTAAATCAGAAAAGTCGCTTTATATCTCATATATCAAACTCCTGAAAGTGTATCACTTACTCTCCTGAAGTAGCGGGTTTTCCTTCTCATGTGCTTCTATCATTTCGTATATCTTGGCAGTTTTGTGCAACGCTTCGTTATATCTGCGTTGCCACTCCGGATCATTATCGAATCGTTCCTGCTCCTCTTTTGTCGTTGGTAGTAGTTCTATATCTTTGCGAGAAGCTTGCAAGAATTGCTCATTAAGTTCGTTATGCTTTTTCGACCACTCGCGCCACGCGCGGTTGATATCGATATCCTCTTGTGTGGGGGGTGATACCGCCGGCATCAGTGGGGCGATCTGTCCGTTTATTGGCACGAGACCGTCGTGTTCGCCCTGCACTTGGGTACGTTCTGTGGGTGTTGAGGATTGTGAGACCTGTCCTTCGGAAACTTCTATAGGTTCATGGGGTTCGGCGTGCCATTCATCGCCGTGCCAGTGTCCGCTCTCGGCGGTTTCGCCCGGGGGTGGCGGTTTCGGGGCGTTTACGCGCTCTTGGGTGCGTTGGATGTCCCGGGTGGCTTGGCGGTTGACGGTGTTCAGATACAACAGACCACTGGCGACGAAAACCACTGCCAGCACGAGTGCCATGAAAACACGATTCTTGGATAACAGTCGATTCAACATGCGTTTATCTCCTTACGGTGTTGAGAAAAATATCGGTGGCAAGGTGTAAGAGCACCGTCTCGCCATCTTTTTCGAGTCTGACGGATTTCGGCTGAACATCAGTGAGCATCAACCCGTGGATCGAATCACCGAGAAACACCTTTCGGTATTCGTCCGTCGCGGTGTCCTGTATCCATGCGGTTGCGGCGACAGGCTCCGCAGGATACACCTGCGTGGCG is a window from the Candidatus Poribacteria bacterium genome containing:
- a CDS encoding GNAT family N-acetyltransferase; protein product: MTKLTSQECLTLAEVIGDTPMTVISASRLQQGMCDAYIAGTLSNVTAALVFDAYCPDEPCGFGSDADTLWQLLKATDGWGCVNVESACAEPLGALIEADLGTPVRYYGDVCHALLAPVHCLGVPNPSHEVRLLTLEDVERLSKAPAEIQGNGYKTHAAMITYGIAAGAVVDGNIVAIAHTYAETDLHADIGVSTLEAWRKKGFSTAAASLVAQEIQAKGKVPAWSCGEDNHASLRVAQKLGFTEIGRRTYVIPNSPK
- a CDS encoding DegT/DnrJ/EryC1/StrS family aminotransferase; protein product: MAERLAIDGGTPVIAEPIPGGMHGPSVIDQREIDAVTEVLQSGKLFRFVEDSNVANFEKEAAAHLGAKHALMVNSGTSAIVCALTGVGIGPGDEVILPGYTFIATAAAIVGVGAIPVIAEIDDSLGLDVADVERKITPHTKAILPVHMQGVPCRLEAIVELAKKHNLLVVEDCCQCVGGQYKGKYAGTWSDAGAWSLNYYKVISCGEGGLVFTDDYDVYERAAFAAEPGLPMWMSDSEWQNKPFSRQCYRTSEILGAIARVQLSKLEGILAHTRRLKKAFIAELAETPKGYIRQHVDDPSGECGISAAIIVKDVELAKKYADALKAEGLNAGTAYNEGFPDRHIYTYWDSILFKHSPDASGYPWKDPRYKGDVEYSRDMCPQTLSILGRALRFGFNVNMQEEHARLMAAAINKVDDALG